The following is a genomic window from Sphingobacterium spiritivorum.
CGAATGCGGTAGCTGTGCACGCCCAGGTATTAGGAGATAAAACAGGATTGATCAACGGTATGCAGGTTCAGGCTAATCTGATTGTATCAGACAATAAAGTGAATGCTGTTCCTAACGAAGCCATTGTATCCGCTCAGGGACAGGACTATATATTTATTCTGACAGATGCGCACCGTGAAGAGGAGCATCACCAAAGCGGTCATGAAGGAGAAGAACATGCGCATTCTCATGATGAGAAAGCGGTTACAGAGAAAGCGACATTAGTATATGAAAGGATACCTGTTATAAAAGGTGTCTCTGCACATGGTTATACAGCAATTACTCCAACCAAAGAAATTGGCGCCAATGACAAGGTTGTTCATAAAGGAGCATTTTTCTTATTAGCCAAAATGACAAATTCAGGAGAACATTCACATTAACTATATTTTTTTCTAATGCAGGGTGGAGTTATCCCTTTTCCATTAATTTGGGAGAGGGATTCTCTTTTTTACAGTTCTTCTTTACTAAGGGGTATTCGGAAACCAGATGAGGTAGCAATAATTGAATGTGCTCGGGCCATGACTATTTAAAACAAACTTAAAGGCTGCTGAACCTCATGATAACCCGGTTTAAGTTTACCTGTTCTAAAATCATTCACAATGTTATGAGCCAGTCGGGTAGGTTCGGGAATACGATATCGACCCGTACACTGACGTATTACTTCCAGACTTTTTTCCACAGACAGTCCGTATCCCGGAGATATATACACGGGCTTGACAGCTTCTTTAGTACGTAATAGATGACCTATAGTTTTTGTTCCCTCTACTATTGGCGTCGACGCCCCCCTGTTAGGTGTCAGATCAGCATGACGGCCATACAACGAATTCTTGGCACATCCAATAGTTGCCTGTCCGGTAAGCACTCCAAAGTGGGAAGCAATTCCCATTTGTCTGGGATGCAGGATCCCTTGTCCGTCTAACACCAGTACATCTGGTCTGACCGGAAGTAAAGACCAGGCATTCAGCAAAGCAGGTACCTCCCGAAAGGCAAGATAACCGGGAATATAGGGAAATGACGAATGTCCGGTAGCTAATGCATATGAACGCAGCGTCATATCCGGATAATCCAGTATGACGATAGCTGCAAACAGGATTTCGCTATCCTTGTTATAGGAAATATCAGCTCCGCCAATAGTATATATAGCCTGAGTATCAGGACGATCAAAGCGAAGCTTATGACGCAAATCTTGCTGTATATCTGTTGCTTCCGGTAGTGTAAGTTTATTATAGTCCATTAATCAAAAAGATTAAGTTGTGCTGAAAGGGGAGATTTTGCTTTTCCAAATACTGTTCGCCCCCCGTATTTCCAGGAGTCAGCACGTTCCTTTTCTATTACTTTATCAAAGTTGTCATTCGGTGTAAATCCTTCTTCCATACGGCTTGCAACCTGAGAAAGTGATTTGATAGCCTGCGACTTATCTGAATTTCCTAATCTGGAACGTTGTATCGCATTCTGCAAGGTTTGTATTGTATCATCATACACGGTGATCGGAACAGGGAAGGGGTGACCATCTTTACCTCCGTGAGCAAATGAAAATCTTGCCGGATCCCGGAATCGTGAAGGACTCCCATGTATGACTTCGCTGACTAAGGCAAGCGACTGGAGTGTACGCGGTCCCATTCCTTTCAGTAATAATAATTGTTCAAAGTGCTGTATGTTATTATCCTGTGCTAACCATAATACAGATCCCAGTCTTTTCAGATCCACGTTTTCTGCACGGACATCATGATGAGCTGGCATAACCAGGTGAGTAAGCTCTTTTAGGATGCGTTCGGGATTTTCAGCCAGTACACTTAACATTGCTTCTTTAATCGGACGTGCAGCCTTATCTGTAAGATTGAGAATCTCGCCACAGTTTTGCCCATAAATAAAGGTGTGTGGTTCTTCTGTGAATGATTGTACTGCAGCAGAATGCCAGTGATAACGTCTGGCTGTACTGCTCGCATCGCTCATCCCTTGCTGAATCACTGTCCAGTGTCCTTCATTACTGACCACAAAATTATGCTGGTAGAGTTGGAAACCATCCTGAACAGCGGTATTATCAACCTTTGCAGCCAATTTGCTGCACCTTACCATATCTGCAGCATCTAATCCGTTATATTCTGCAAACCGTGCAAGTTCGAGGGGAGTTTGACGGGATAGTTTACCTTTGCCGCCACAGACATAAATACCAAATTCTTTAGCATGGGGGTTAATACTTCTCTTCAGTGCACCCATTACGGAAGTAGTGATACCTGAAGAATGCCAGTCCATACCCATTACGGCCCCCAGACTCTGAAACCAGAAAGGATTGCTTAGTCTGCTCAAAAGTTCATTCTTACCTTTATGACTGATAATCTCTTCTACAATCGCCAAACCCAATTTACCCATACGCTCTGCAAGCCACAGTGGGACATGACCATAGTGTAAAGGTAAATCTGCTGTGCCGGATCGATTCATATTACTAACAAATTTAGTAAAAATAATTTGTAATAAGAAAGTAATCCTTTTTATCCAGACTCCTGAACGGTGCTAATCTTTAAATGTGAACTTTATTTAACCTCTTTAAACTTTCCATTTTCCTGTAAGATGTAAATATGCGTTTCTTTTGTCGGCTCTTCCTGCATGTAGTTCCAGTCTTCGATAGTGATTTTACCTTTTTCGATAGTACTGATTTTGCGGAAAGCGGATTCTGCGACTTCATCATATGCAACGGACAGGATATCGATGATTTTATAGTTTTTATCAACTGTCAGAATGCTCGTACATAATTCCATTTCGCCTTTATGATATGTAATCACTACTGTTTCAAACTTTTCAGAGAATGGTATGCTGTAATTTATATTAAAATCAGCGGCATCTTCAATAGCCTTTTCAAGATTAAGCTTCTTAATAAGTTCAGGATTTTGTTTAGCAGGTTTGTAATTATCAAAATTAGTAGAATCCGTTACAGGAAATTGCTTTACAGGAATACCTGTCCATGTCAGATCTTTGGTATCTGAAACCGGTTTGCTTATCGTATCAACAGATACTACAGAAGAGATTGAATCTCCGGCGGACAGATCTTTTTTATTTTCGGGCGTGCTGTTGCATGAATATAAAAGAACAAAAGGAATAGCAAATAGTATAGTTTTCATTTAAATAATGTACTAAATTTTAAAGATGTAAAAATAAGATTATTGGAAATCTATTAATGTCAATAATTATTCCAATATCATTGGTAAAAGTGATATTCAGCCTGTCTGAGCCAACAAATTATACATTTGTATCTTTCATAGCAGGCATAGTGATTTCTTTGACACAGCTTGCTTTTGAGGTTGACAGAATAAATCGTACAGCCGCCATTACGTCCTGCAGAGGAATAAGTTCGGCATGCGTTTGTTCTAAGACTTTATTCAGGTCTTCTTCATATTCAAATTCAGTAGCCAGGTATCCCAGATTCAGAATGGACACGCCAATACCGTACCCCCGTAGATTTTCCCTTAATGCGTGTACAATTCCACGAAGGGCAAATTTAGTGGCCGAGAAAGTCACTTCTTTTCCATTATGATTCTCTAATCCCCAGGTAGAGCCGATCAATATAATCTTGGCATTTTCAGATTTCTTTAAGTTCTCTGTAAAACTCTGCACCGCCAGAAGACAGGATGAAATATTGGTATTGATCATAGTAAGGATTTCTTCCTTTGTATTATCCTTAAAATTGTATGCGTCTGAAAAAGCATTATGTTCCCATATGCCCACATTATAGATCAGGTAATCGATCCGGTTACTACCTATTGCATGACGGATACTTTCAGCGGATTCAACAGGATTTGCCAGATCAGCAGTGATCCATTCAATTTTATGATTCACTTCATGCAGATAATCGGGCTGGCTTCTTGAGATTCCATACACCTGATCTTCAGCTTTCGGGAGGTGTTTAGCTAAAGCTTTTCCTAAACCTTTACTGATACCGTATATTAAATAAGTATGATTAGTCATTGTATACTTTTCGTATGTAAGTACTTACTTCTGTGTAATCGTTTCGAGTAATTCACTTTCAAAGACTGCCGCAGGAGAAATTACCGTTTCATTCAGAGGGATATTATCACCATAGCGTTCCTTTAATTGGGCCTTGACAGCTGGATTCGTAAAATCAAAATCCTTTAACCGTTGCAACTTCCCCAGTTTTATTCCGGCAGCACGTTCATATATTTTATAGATCAGTTCAGAACAATAGATCTTGTCATCGCTCCATTCAAACCTGACGTCATAATCTCTGCCTTCCAGCATTTTACCTTCCTTTTTCATATTTGTCAGTATATCTGCTGTCAATACTTGATTAGCATTTTTAAGACGCCTGATCACGTACTGACTATTTTCACCTCTTGCGATCCAGTCAGAAAGAGCTGTTTTCTGTACCGGCTGTACAGCTTCCAGCACAACGTATTCCTCGCCTTCCTTAAAGATAATGCCACAGTGGGAGTAGGGAGAATTTGTAGCCAGCTGAATAGCTTTGCTTTGTTCAGAAAGAGAAGACTGAAAGATGAGGTCTGCTTCCCTTATGTTGGCTTGATCAGGTTTCTGATCCTGCTGTTGTGACAGGGAAGAGTTTTCCATGCTTTTACCGATGCAGGATATAAGAATAGTAAGAAGCAATAATGCGTTAAGAATCAGTAATATTTTTTTCATGATACAGCCAGATTATACTGTTCCCTGACCGAATGTCAACAGATTGTTGTCCGGGTCAAGTATAGAAAATTCGTGTTGTCCCCATGGCTTGATCTCCAGCGGGCCATTCGGATGTATACTAACGTTGTTATCCAGAAAAGACTGGTAGCATTCCTCTATATTATCTGTCCGGATATATACCTGTCCATAATTTTCCAAAGGATCGAGTTCCCGAAACAGGAAGAAATGAATCTCAATATTCTCCTTTCGGATCATTATATAATCTCCATAGTCTCCGATTAGTCCAAAGGCTAATTCTTTCGTATAAAATGCCAGTGTGATAGCCTTATCACGCATTGGTAATTTGGGATGAATAGCAGTAAGCATTATAAAATCATTTAATTAGAATTCAAAAAGCTGCAGCAAAGCACTTCCCATATGTTGCAATTTACGGGTATAGTCATCTTTACAGGCTTCATTAATTTCACCTTCCCGGTTATATATCTCATCCAACTGACTGTTCAGATCTGCATATTGCAGCCAGCTTTCAAAATCGATGTGCAACTCTACAAAATTATGCAGCCCCATTTGTCCCTGATTGTGATCATAAAAATACAGCTTATGTTCACGGTCAAACAGCCAGAAATCTCCCTGACCATTCTGTCCGAAAATCCAAAAGCGGGCAATATCCTGTCGGGCATATTTCTCCGGCCAGTAACCGGGATCTGCAAATGCGCTGGTTTCCTTCCAGGCCTCTGCAGCAGCAAAGAGTGTACATTCAGAAGAGATATCCAGAGTCCTTATCTGCTTAACCAGATCTGTATAAGACAATGCAAAAGGAAAATCAACTGACTGAGGAAATGTGCTCGGCGCTTTACCTTGTGACAGTATATCCTGTTTGATTTGTTCGGCTGATCTTAGTGTAAGCATAGTACTCTATTGAAGATCTTATTACATGTCATTTAAAAGATTATCCACATTATCCCAATTCTCATCGTCGCTTATTTCACAATCAAAGTTGACCAGCCGGTTTGGGTCTGCTTCCAGTTCATTGAGCTTCCCGATTGCACTCTCCACATCATCCACATACATTTCTATCGATATTCCGCTGTCTGTCGTGATGCGGGCCACAATATGACATACACACACTTCCCTTAGCTGTTGTGTAAAATAATCCTCTATATCTCCATAATCCAGATCTTCATTTTGAAGATTAAATTCATCATTCAGCAGATCTACCGAGATGAAGCAATTAAACATACATTCCTGTTTATAAGGATAATCTGCATAGGCTTTATCCACCCAGCAAGTAGCCGGTTTTCCGGAGTCGGTATCCATTAAAAAAAGTGTAATACTATTTGCCGGGTATATGCTTTGTGTATCGGCCTTAATTTTATTCCATTCCATAGTTGTATAATGCTTATCTATGCTCAAATGTATAAATTTACGTTTACAAATAAGCTATTACATATAATACAATACTTTATCCATGGAGGACATCAGAATACTGAATAAAGATGAATTATTTCGCATTAAAGAGATTGATCGTTCAGAAGAAATTGCTGAACTGTATGTTTATACGCAAGGCCGTTTGGTATTAATACCACACATAGAGTCTGTCAGCGGATTTGATCCGGCAGAACTGGAAGAAATAACAGTCCGTCAGCATAAGTTAGTAAGTGAAGGCGGAGTAGTATATGGTGCTTTTGATCAGGATAAACTGATAGGAACAGCTTCTGTAGACTACAAACGCATTGGAGTGAAGCACAACTACCGCAAGATGGATATTCTGTATGTAAGCCATACTTATCAGGGAAAGGGGATAGGCCGACAGCTTTTGAATGCCTGTAAGAATTCTGCTTTGAACTTTGGGGCAGACAAACTTTATATTTCTGCCACCCCAACACGCAATACTATAGATTTTTATCTTAAAAATGGCGCCAGACTGACTACGGAACTGAATAATGAGCTATTTGCTGCAGAGCCAGATGATATCCATCTGGAAATGGACATTACAATGTAAACAGCGCAGATTATGTACTATATAGTCCTACTCAAACTATTAGGATAAGGCCAGATCGGTTTGCCTGATCTTCTGATCCGCTAAAATGAGGTACAGCAACAGGCCTATAGCTATCAGTGCATATACAACCAGAATACCTATACTCAACCCTCCGACAACCCATTCGGAAGGGAATAACTGACTAAGCAAGGTCATAAATGAAAGACCTATTCCGGCTCCCAGAAAGTAGCTGGTACTTGTCAGACTGGAGGCGATACCATAGCATGCGGGATCGACACCACGAATCCCCAAAACTGACAGGCTGGTGAAGCAGAATGTCATTCCTATCCCTGAAATACAAGCCGCTCCAAGCAATACTAACACAATAGGATGTCCTGTATAGACCGAGACAAAGAGAGAAACAGCTCCTAAAAACATGCAGAACCAACCCAGAATACCCATTCTGACCGGATTCAATATTTTAGATATTTGAGGCAATACAAACTTGGCAACCAGTGCGGACAATATACTGAAAGGCACCAGCATAAGACCGGCTGCAGCGGCAGTATGTCCCATATCTTTTTGCAACATCAGCGAAATAAGAAATAAAAAGCCTATAAAAAATGCACCTAACGTAAAAAAAGCAAGATTGGAAACGACCAATGAGGTATTTCTGAATAACTTAAGATCGATCAGCGGTTCGCTAACTGATCTCAATCGCATAAATACAAGTATCAGAAGAACTACGGCAAGCAATAATGAACCTCCCACAAGAACGGGATGCTGTGCAATATGCATCAGTTCATGCGTACCGTATGTCAGACTCAATAATCCCAACACAAGGAGGATACCCGACACAGTATCTGTTTTTGCCCGGATACTTTGCTTCTCATCTGCAGGCAGATAGAAAATTGCCAGTACCAGCGTCAGCAACAATATAGGGACATTGATTAGAAATACCCAGTGCCAGCTCAGGTAGGTACTTATAATACCTCCAATAGAAAGGCCGCTGCCGGATCCTATAGCTGCAAATGAACTGAAAACACCTAATGCACGATTGCGCTCCTGTGTTTCTCTGAATGTATTGGTCACTAATGATAGCGCTGCCGGCATAATAAGTGCTGCACCAAGCCCCTGCAAGGCTCGGAAAACGGCCAACATTATAAAATCTGTCGATAGTCCGGCGCCTAATGAGGTAAACATAAACAGTGCCGCACCCCATAAAAAAATCTTTTTGCGTCCCACCTGATCCGAAAGTTTACCGCCTATAATCAGAAAACCTCCAAAAAACAGCACATACAACGTCTGCAACCATTGTACACTGTCACTGCCTATACCAAATTGCTCCTGTATTGCGGGAATAGTGAGATTGATAATAGCAATGTCCAGTGCTTCTACAAATGTACCTACGGATGCTAAGATTAAGATGAGATTTTTTCTCGTTTGCATGTGCTTGAAATTTCTGACAAAATTACCTTTCAAAGAACGTATGTTAAAATTATTGGCTAAATTTGGAACAAAACAACAATAAAATATTGAATTAAATATCAATCGTTCCGATCCAACACCTTTAATTCGCTCAAAACAGAACAAATGCAACAGGAAAACTATATACTCGATGAAAAAGACCTGGCTATTCTTCGGTTACTGCAAAAAGATGCCAAATTAAGTGTAAGGGATATTGCCACACGGATCAATCTGAGTGCAACTCCTACACATGAGCGTATCAAACGCATGGAGAAACAGGGAGTTATACGGGAATACACGACAGTGGTAGACCGCAAAAAGGTCAACAAGGGTATGATG
Proteins encoded in this region:
- a CDS encoding GNAT family N-acetyltransferase gives rise to the protein MEDIRILNKDELFRIKEIDRSEEIAELYVYTQGRLVLIPHIESVSGFDPAELEEITVRQHKLVSEGGVVYGAFDQDKLIGTASVDYKRIGVKHNYRKMDILYVSHTYQGKGIGRQLLNACKNSALNFGADKLYISATPTRNTIDFYLKNGARLTTELNNELFAAEPDDIHLEMDITM
- a CDS encoding DUF695 domain-containing protein, whose product is MEWNKIKADTQSIYPANSITLFLMDTDSGKPATCWVDKAYADYPYKQECMFNCFISVDLLNDEFNLQNEDLDYGDIEDYFTQQLREVCVCHIVARITTDSGISIEMYVDDVESAIGKLNELEADPNRLVNFDCEISDDENWDNVDNLLNDM
- a CDS encoding SDR family oxidoreductase, encoding MTNHTYLIYGISKGLGKALAKHLPKAEDQVYGISRSQPDYLHEVNHKIEWITADLANPVESAESIRHAIGSNRIDYLIYNVGIWEHNAFSDAYNFKDNTKEEILTMINTNISSCLLAVQSFTENLKKSENAKIILIGSTWGLENHNGKEVTFSATKFALRGIVHALRENLRGYGIGVSILNLGYLATEFEYEEDLNKVLEQTHAELIPLQDVMAAVRFILSTSKASCVKEITMPAMKDTNV
- the nfi gene encoding deoxyribonuclease V (cleaves DNA at apurinic or apyrimidinic sites), whose amino-acid sequence is MDYNKLTLPEATDIQQDLRHKLRFDRPDTQAIYTIGGADISYNKDSEILFAAIVILDYPDMTLRSYALATGHSSFPYIPGYLAFREVPALLNAWSLLPVRPDVLVLDGQGILHPRQMGIASHFGVLTGQATIGCAKNSLYGRHADLTPNRGASTPIVEGTKTIGHLLRTKEAVKPVYISPGYGLSVEKSLEVIRQCTGRYRIPEPTRLAHNIVNDFRTGKLKPGYHEVQQPLSLF
- a CDS encoding YiiX family permuted papain-like enzyme translates to MKKILLILNALLLLTILISCIGKSMENSSLSQQQDQKPDQANIREADLIFQSSLSEQSKAIQLATNSPYSHCGIIFKEGEEYVVLEAVQPVQKTALSDWIARGENSQYVIRRLKNANQVLTADILTNMKKEGKMLEGRDYDVRFEWSDDKIYCSELIYKIYERAAGIKLGKLQRLKDFDFTNPAVKAQLKERYGDNIPLNETVISPAAVFESELLETITQK
- a CDS encoding bleomycin resistance protein produces the protein MLTAIHPKLPMRDKAITLAFYTKELAFGLIGDYGDYIMIRKENIEIHFFLFRELDPLENYGQVYIRTDNIEECYQSFLDNNVSIHPNGPLEIKPWGQHEFSILDPDNNLLTFGQGTV
- a CDS encoding MFS transporter; amino-acid sequence: MQTRKNLILILASVGTFVEALDIAIINLTIPAIQEQFGIGSDSVQWLQTLYVLFFGGFLIIGGKLSDQVGRKKIFLWGAALFMFTSLGAGLSTDFIMLAVFRALQGLGAALIMPAALSLVTNTFRETQERNRALGVFSSFAAIGSGSGLSIGGIISTYLSWHWVFLINVPILLLTLVLAIFYLPADEKQSIRAKTDTVSGILLVLGLLSLTYGTHELMHIAQHPVLVGGSLLLAVVLLILVFMRLRSVSEPLIDLKLFRNTSLVVSNLAFFTLGAFFIGFLFLISLMLQKDMGHTAAAAGLMLVPFSILSALVAKFVLPQISKILNPVRMGILGWFCMFLGAVSLFVSVYTGHPIVLVLLGAACISGIGMTFCFTSLSVLGIRGVDPACYGIASSLTSTSYFLGAGIGLSFMTLLSQLFPSEWVVGGLSIGILVVYALIAIGLLLYLILADQKIRQTDLALS
- a CDS encoding DUF763 domain-containing protein, translating into MNRSGTADLPLHYGHVPLWLAERMGKLGLAIVEEIISHKGKNELLSRLSNPFWFQSLGAVMGMDWHSSGITTSVMGALKRSINPHAKEFGIYVCGGKGKLSRQTPLELARFAEYNGLDAADMVRCSKLAAKVDNTAVQDGFQLYQHNFVVSNEGHWTVIQQGMSDASSTARRYHWHSAAVQSFTEEPHTFIYGQNCGEILNLTDKAARPIKEAMLSVLAENPERILKELTHLVMPAHHDVRAENVDLKRLGSVLWLAQDNNIQHFEQLLLLKGMGPRTLQSLALVSEVIHGSPSRFRDPARFSFAHGGKDGHPFPVPITVYDDTIQTLQNAIQRSRLGNSDKSQAIKSLSQVASRMEEGFTPNDNFDKVIEKERADSWKYGGRTVFGKAKSPLSAQLNLFD